Sequence from the Sphingomonas sp. SORGH_AS_0950 genome:
CCGCCCCGCGCTCGTCGGGCAGGGCGGCGATCTGCCCCGGATCGTGCCGCCAGAACAGATGGGTGGACAGCTCGCCCGCGCCCAGCGGCACGGCATGGCGCGCCTCGATCAGCGTCTCGCGCCCGGTCGGCGCCAGCGCCAGCCGCTGCGTGGTCCAGCCGTCGACCTGCCCGGCGGCATAATCCCAATGCGCCGGGAGCCGCACGTCGAGCCCGCCGCCGGTGACGCGCAGCGGTTGCGACAGCCGCACGTCCAGTCGGTCGCCGCCGAACAGGCCGCGCTTGCCCGCCTCGACCGACCAGGACCGGCTGACCAGCAGCCCGCCGCCCATGCCGCCGAACGCGTCGGTCCAGCCCCGGCGCCAATGCCCCGCCAGCGTCCAGCCGCCATCGCTGCGCCAGCGTGCGGCGGCATCAGCGAACCAGCTGGTCGCGCGCGGTTGCCCCAGCGCGCCGCCGAACCAGCCGCCCAGCACCGTCGACCGCTCGGCCAGCCGGGTCAGGCCCAGCGTCGTCGCGATCGCCCCGACGCGCCGGTCGAGCCCCAGTGCCATCTGGTCGTAGCGCGGCGGCGTCATCCCCGGCACGGCGGCGGCGAAGCGGCCATTCTCGGCCGACAGGCTGATGCCGAGCGCACCCAGCCGCTGGCGCAGCGCCGCCGAGGCGCGCGGTGCCCGGTCGATGCCGAAGCCCGGATCGGTCAGCAGGAAGCCTGGCCCCGCCTGTCCGGTCCACCCGGCCACCAGCGCGTCGGCACCGCTGGCAAAGCCGAAGCCGATGGCGGTGTCGGGCGCCAGCGCCTGGGTCATCGTGCCCGCGACGATCCGGCGACCGGCGGCGGGCGCGTCGGAGGGGACGATGGCGCGCAGCCGTGCCTCGCCCGCCGTGGTGATCGCGCTGGTGACCGCGATCGTGCGGACACCGTCGGACAGGCTCGCGCCTTCGATCCGGCCGAGCAGGCTGGGGGCGAGCAGCGCGCGCGGCGCGGCGCGTGCCACCGTGCCCGACAGATCGAGCTGATAGGCGCGCGCATAGCCGTCGAGCGCAACCATGCGCAGCCCCGCGACGGCCGCGTCGCCCATGGCGGGGGACAGGCGCGCATTGACCGACAGCGAGACGGCGGCTCCGCCCGATCCCGTGCCAGCCACGTTCAACGCGCCGATCGGCTGGAAGGCGTTGGTCAGGTCCAGCGTCCCCCGGCCATAGACGCCGTCGCTGCCCGCCGATCCCGTGTCGCGCGCGGTGCGCAGCAACAGCTCGACGATCTGCGCGGCGGTCAGGTTGGGAAAGGCCTGGGCCAG
This genomic interval carries:
- a CDS encoding S8 family peptidase, encoding MRIERLRGMTGIATVLATGLTLGACGGAGSGIQPTPTPPMVTPTPSPTPTPTPIPNYDTAGYRATTGAVAMNALAAYQRGATGKGVALGIIDSGIDTTNTLFAGRIASASSDVAGTRGITDEDGHGTAVAFTAAGGRDGVRAQGVAFDATLVVLRADRPGSCSSTAGGDAGSGCAFPLDAITRGLDVARQSGAKVVNISLGANETPPTSLTAAIGRATAAGMVVVIAAGNDGEADPTALAQIANDASVARGQVIIAGSVNASGVISSFSNRAGQSAAHYLTALGEMVEAPDQTGTRKLWSGTSFAAPQISGAAALLAQAFPNLTAAQIVELLLRTARDTGSAGSDGVYGRGTLDLTNAFQPIGALNVAGTGSGGAAVSLSVNARLSPAMGDAAVAGLRMVALDGYARAYQLDLSGTVARAAPRALLAPSLLGRIEGASLSDGVRTIAVTSAITTAGEARLRAIVPSDAPAAGRRIVAGTMTQALAPDTAIGFGFASGADALVAGWTGQAGPGFLLTDPGFGIDRAPRASAALRQRLGALGISLSAENGRFAAAVPGMTPPRYDQMALGLDRRVGAIATTLGLTRLAERSTVLGGWFGGALGQPRATSWFADAAARWRSDGGWTLAGHWRRGWTDAFGGMGGGLLVSRSWSVEAGKRGLFGGDRLDVRLSQPLRVTGGGLDVRLPAHWDYAAGQVDGWTTQRLALAPTGRETLIEARHAVPLGAGELSTHLFWRHDPGQIAALPDERGAAVKYGLTF